The segment TTTGGATGGGGGCGGCAGGAAGTCCAGTAACAATCAGAAATATTTCCTCTCCGCTTTTATGCTCCTCAACTGGCGGGATACGTTCTGATCACTTCCAGCGTACCGTTAATAATAAACTGAACGCCCATGCACACCAGCAGGAAGCCCATCAGCCTGGATATGGCTTCAATGCCGCCTTTACCGACCAGGCGCATAATCGCACCTGAGCTTCGCAGGCAAATCCACAAAATCAGGCTCACCATAAAGAAGGTCAGAACGGGAGCAACGGCCAGCACCCAGGGGGTAAATTCACTGTTGTGATGAACGGTAGAGGCCGCACTGATAATCATCGCAATGGTGCCTGGCCCGGCGGTGCTGGGCATGGCCAGTGGCACGAAGGCGATATTGACCGTCTTACTTTCGCTCAGCTCATCCAGCTTATGTTCCGCCTCAACCGAGTGGCCCGCCTGCTGCTGTGGAAACAGCATACGGAAGCCAATAAAGGCCACTATCAGACCACCTGCGATGCGTAATCCCGGAATAGAGATACCGAAGGTATCCATAACGGCGTTACCCGCATAAAAGGCCACGGTCATGATGATAAAAACGTAAATGGATGCCTGCAGCGACTGCCGGTTCCGTTCGCTAAAATTCATATCTCCCGCCAGCCCCAGGAACAGGGCCACGGTGGTTAAAGGGTTGGCGAGGGGCAGAATCACAACTAATCCGAGGCCCACGGCCTTCATCAGTTCAAACATGCTTTCTTTCCTTGAGATATCAGACAGACAGAGTGATGCCGTTATGATGCCCTGGCATCCTTTTCCTGCGAAGTGTTAAAGGGAAATTATCCTAATAAAGGGTCCGGCAGTAAGGTTAAAAAATGCGGATTTTAGTGATGGTGAAGTTAATGGCGTGTGTATTTAGGGATAACAGAATGAGGGGTTAAAAAACAAACAAAAATAAAAACATTATATTTCAGAGTGTTATGTGCGAAGCCTTTTTTTTTATCACTGAGTGCTTGTGCTGACTTCTTCATTGTGAGTAAATGCACCGTCGGTTTTGAAACAGACAACGTATGCGAGCAAATTTATTAAAGCAGTTATCAGTTAAAGCGCTATCTCAGATATCTCTTCTTCCTGACTTCCTTCTTAAGTGCCTCATAAGTCCGCCCTGTTGACAAACCCCGTGCCCTTGCGGCTTATTACATTTTTTGAAGGAAAGACAAATGTCTAACAAAATGACTGGTTTAGTAAAATGGTTCAACGCTGAGAAAGGTTTCGGCTTTATCTCTCCAACCGACGGCAGCAAAGATGTGTTCGTACACTTCTCTGCAATTCAGAACGGCGGCTTCAAGACGCTGGAAGAAGGCCAGAAAGTTGAGTTCTCTATCGAAAACGGCCAGAAAGGCCCAGCTGCAGCTAACGTAACTGCGCTGTAAGTTTTTAGAGACTCCCACTTGCAGCGAGCAGTAAGGGTTTCCCGATATTGCTCATGCTGAAAGTGAATAAAAACCCGCCTTATGGCGGGTTTTTTGCGTTTATCATTCAGCATAAACGCGGTTTAATAGGAAACCCTACGCTGTTGCCATAAGGTTATGTTTACCCGCCAATGGAATCCTGGAAAGTTAACCTCATCTCAGTCTGGTTTGGCTGTCTGTTTACCGGACTGGCTATCAGTCAGATCATTCCTTTCCTCCCCCTTTACGTAGAACAGCTTGGCGTGACCGATCCCAGGGCGCTTACCCTGTGGTCAGGGCTGATTTTTAGTATTACCTTCCTGATTTCCGCTATTGTCTCGCCGATGTGGGGCAGCCTGGCTGACAGAAAGGGGCGAAAGCTGATGCTGCTGCGCGCCTCGCTGGGCATGGGCCTGGTGATTTTCTTACAGGCTTTTGTCACCAACGTCTGGCAGCTATTTTTGCTGCGGGCGCTGATGGGGCTGACTTCTGGCTATATTCCCAACGCGCTGGCGCTGGTGGCAACCCAGGTGCCACGCGATCGAAGCGGATGGGCGCTGAGCATGGTGTCAACGGCGCAAATCTGTGGGGTGATCATGGGGCCGCTGATGGGCGGTTTTCTTGCCGACTGGGTGGGGCTGCGCGCGGTCTTTTTTGTCACGTCGGCATTGTTACTTACCAGCTTCCTGATCACCCTCTTTCTGATTAAAGAGGGTGGGGTTAAACGGGTGAGCCGTGAGGAGAAGCTCAGCGGGAGCGGGGTGTTTCGATCGCTGTCGCACCCCGGCCTGATTATCAGCCTGTTTGTCACCACGATGGTTATCCAGCTCTGCAACGGATCCATTAGTCCAATATTGACGCTTTTTGTCAGGCAGCTCGCGCCTGACGCGCAGAATATTGCCTTTATCAGTGGGATGGTGGCGGCAATTCCGGGCGTATCTGCGCTGTTATCGGCTCCCCGGCTGGGTAAGCTTGGCGACAGAATCGGTGCCGAGCGCATTCTTTTTGCCGCTCTGGCGCTGACCATCATACTGTTTATAGGGATGTCATGGGTAAATGGTGTCGTTCAGCTGGGCATACTACGTTTTCTGATGGGCTTTGCCGAAGGGGCGATGATGCCTGCGGTGCAGACCCTGTTACTCCGCTACTCCAGCGACAGGGTAACAGGGCGCATCTTCGGATATAACCAGTCATTTATGTACCTCGGCAACGTGGTGGGGCCGCTCATTGGCGCTGGCGTTTCCGCCGTGGGAGGATTTCGCTGGGTTTTTGCGGCCACCGCCGTCGCGGTACTGGCGAATACCATACAGCTACTCTGGCACTGGCGCAGAGTAAAGCGCGGCCATACTGTCCTTTAAGCGACTTTCCTGTCTGATGACAAAGGCCGGTTTGCGCGAACAGGCAGGTTTTACGCGGCTTATTGACAGCAAAGCGTTAAGCGTCGTTACTCTGGGTAAAAATGGCCCTTAACCGGATGATTCTGCATTGTGGGGAGTGACGCGGCCGCTTACTATCACCGCCAACGCTACCATGAGGTGATAATAATGAGTCGTTTAATTAAAGCAGTAAGTGTGATTGCACTGGTTACCGCTCTGAGCGGTTGCCTGTTCCCACCTCCGGGCGGCGGCGGCGGTGGTGGTGGCGGCTGGGGGGGCGGCGGCGGCGGCGGCGGTCCACGCGGTGGCTTTGATATGGGCGCTGGCCGCTAAGCACGACTAAACCAGAGGCGCTATGCCTCTGGTTTATCGCCCGCGTCAGTACCCGGTATCCCGCCATTTAACCCCTTCGCCTGTTAACATCCGTTTTACCGTACCGTCATCTCCAGGTTGTTGAATAGATTATCTTATAGGGTATAAAAATACCTATTATGGCTTATTCTCTTTTGCCGGTGGTGGTGGTAACGTTCCGCCTTTAACCGCTGAGACATTCGCATGAAAATCCTTATTTCAGAACTTTTAGTCAGACTGGCGGAAAAAGAAGAAGAGTCCAAAGAGTTAGTGGCCCAGGTAGAAGCACTGGAAATTGTGGTTACTGCCCTGCTGCGTAAACTGGATGGCGATCATCTTCAGCAAATTACCGACAGCGTCAGTACGGCGTTGAAACTCGCTTCGGATGAGCATGCCACCCCTGGCAGCGATGCTTCCCTGCTGGAAAATTATATTCAGCGACTGCTTATCCACCCTCGTCACTAAGCGCCTCTGTCGTCCGGGAGCATCCCGCCCATTGTGCTCCCGGGCAATGTGTCCCTTACAGACAGTTTTGCGATCGCCGCAGCGTATTTATGCCTGAATTTTTTTGCGTGAGAAGAAATCCCTGCCAGAATTAATACGAAATTAATCGTTAAGAGGTAGCAAATGATCAAGACAACCTGCCTTGCCGCCACCCTGGGGCTTGCACTTTTAGCCAGCGGATACGCTAACGCGGCAGAAAAAACCGTCCAGCAGCAAAAAATGACCCTTTGTAACCAGCAGGCGGGTGAAAAATCGCTGAAGGGGGATGCCCGTAAAACCTTTATGAGCCAGTGTCTGAAAAAGGACAGTACGGCGAGTAACATCACGCCACAGCAGGCAAAAATGAAAACCTGTAATACACAGGCCGGTGAGAAATCACTCAAGGGAGCCGAGCGTAAAACCTTTATGAGCAGCTGCCTGAAAAAGAGTTAACAGCGATGGGCCTCACGAGGCCCATTGATCGCCCGCGCTTAACATTCATATTTCCTTAAACTTTTAAACTCCCCGAAATACAGCCATTTAGCCATTAATTTACGCTTTGATCCTGCCAGTTTCACTAAAAATACCCTCGTCAATGCCAGGCTTAACCTGCATGTCATAAAATTACAGCGCAAAAAATTTCGCGCGAAAATAATAAGGAGCATTGTCGTGAGCTATCAAAATGCAATCGTATTACAGGATCTTCCCGAACTGGAGCCGGTGAGGGTACCGATCGGTGATACCGACATACTTCTGATCCGCGAAGGCGAAGCGGTTAAGGCCTTTCAGGCAAAATGTCCGCATTCAGGCGCGCCGCTGGAGCAGGGGGCAATTTATAATGGCAGACTGGTTTGCCCCTGGCATAAGGCTAACTTCAGCCTGGAGGACGGCAGCCTGTGTGAACCCCTGGCGTTAAGCGATTTGCAGCGTTATCCGGTAAAAATTGAAAACGGTATGGTGCAGATTGATCCCGAGCCTCTGCCCCCGCTTTATCCCCTGGCGGCATCGGCAGAGAAGGACGCGCCGGTTTATGTGGTGTTGGGCACGGGGGCCGCGGGAAGCGCCGCCGCCTGGACGCTACGCCGGGAGGGTTTTAAGGGCACGCTGGTAGTCGTCGATCGCGAGTCGGAAGCGCCCTATGACCGCACCGTACTGACTAAATTTGTTCCCTCCGGCAATATGGCTATAGATGAGGTTCCGTCCCCGCTGGATGAAGACTTCTTCGCCTTTGCTGAGCAAAAAAAGGGCGATGTCGAGCAGCTTGACAGCCGCCAGCAGATCCTGCGTTTTGCGGACGGCAGCCAGCTCCGCTATGACAAACTGCTGATTGCCAGCGGCGGCATTCCCCAGCGCCCGGATCTCGAAGGCAAGGCGCTCGCCGGGGTGCATGTCCTGCGCAGTATTGAGCAGGCGGACACACTGCTGCAGGACGTGGATAGCACGAAGAAACTGGTGATCGTCGGTAACAGCTTTATTGGTATGGAACTGGCCTCCGCGCTGCGTAGCCAGGAGGTGGATGTTCAGGTTATCGCCCGCGATCCGCTACCGTTCAGGAAGCCCTTTGGCGAACAGCTGGCAGCCTGGTTTCGCCAGCTGCATGAAAGCAAGGGCGTCCGGTTTATCGACGGCGACGTCGCGGGCCTGGAGGGAAACAATGGCAAAGTCAGTGCCGTGATGTTAAAGAACGGTCAGCGGATAGTGGCCGACGTGGTACTACTGGCAACGGGCGTCGCGCCGGGCACGCAGTTTATTCACGATATCCCCCTGCGTGACGACGGCAGCCTGACCGCCAACGATACGCTGGAAGTCGCGCCAAACGTCTGGGCTGCGGGGGATATCGTCAGCTATCCGGTCTCTGAAGGCTACCAGCGTATTGAGCACTGGCGCGTGGCTCAGCAGCAGGGCAGGACGGCGGCTAAGAATATGCTGCAACGGGGTGAAACCTTTGATCGGGTGCCTTTTTTCTGGACCGCACAGTTTGGGACGCGCTATGAGTACCTTGGGCACGCCAGCGAGTGGGATAGTTATCAGCTGGTGGGATCGTTAGAGGATAAGTTTATTGCGCTCTATGGTCAGGAGGGCAGGCTGGTGGCCGCGGCGTCCTGTGGAATGTACACTTTTACCGCCGAACTGATCAAAAGAATGGAGAAGCCGATGAGCATACAGGAAACCGCAGCGCTGGCAGAAAAGGCGCTAAGCGAGTAAATACGGCCGGTCTGGCCGATGCCGCGACAGGCCATTTATTCTGATAATCGGGAAGTTATGCGCAGGGGGAAGAGAACCTTCCCCCTGCCTGACGGAATCGCGTTTATTTACTCATGCTGTCCGATTTCGCCATGCAGCTCTGCATTGCCTCTATCACTGCCGTGCGAAAGCCTTTCTCCTCCAGCACTCTGACCGCTTCAATGGTGGTGCCACCCGGTGAGCAAACCATATCTTTCAGTTCGGCAGGATGCTTACCGGTTTCCAGTACCATCTGGGCGGCGCCCTTCACCGCCTGCGCTGCAAACTCATACGCCTGCGCGCGGGGCATGCCGCCCAATACGGCTGCATCGGCCATCGCTTCAATAAACATAAAGACATAGGCCGGCGCTGAACCGCTCACGCCCACGACGGCGTGGATCATATACTCCGGCACCAGCGCGGCTTTACCAAAGCCGCGGAAAATGGCCACGATCTCGTCCGCTTCCTCTTTCGTCACCAGTACGTTCGGCGTAACAGAGGTCATTCCTTCATTGACCAGCGCAGGCGTATTTGGCATCACGCGGATCAATTTGCGATCGTGACCCAGCACGCCAGCCAGAGCATCCAGCGTGATACCCGCAGCAATGGACACGACGACGGTATCCTTGTTCAGGCTGCCCGCCACGTCGTTCAGCACGTTAAGGATAACGTTAGGTTTGACGGCGCCAAAGAGGATATCGACCTGTTTTGCTACCTGCTCAGCGCTGTCGGCGGGCGTGATGCCATACTTCTGCTGCATGGCCTGATTGGTTGCGGGCTTATGGTCGAAAACCCAAATGTCCTCAGCTTTTATCTGACCGGACGAGACCAGTCCGCCGATAATGGCCTGCGACATATTGCCACAGCCGATAAAGCCGATTTTCTTATCCATCATCCTGCTCCCTTATTTATCTGGTTTACGCTGTAAACAGCTTACTGCATTCACTACCTTAATTCAGCGTGGATCGCGAGTCAGTAAAAAGAGGGGGCAACGCCAGCAGATTACATTTGCCATTTCTGAAAAGAACGGCAAGATCGTGCTTAATTTTGTCATTATGTAAAAGGAAAGGGCGATGCCAATCTGGGTAGATGCCGATGCGTGTCCAAAAGTGATCAAAGAGGTACTTTACCGTGCCGCCGAACGCGAGCAGATGATGGTGACGCTGGTTGCTAATCAGTCGCTAAGCGTGCCGCCGTCGCGCTTCCTGCGTACCCTTCGGGTTGCTGCGGGGTTTGACGTCGCGGATAACGAAATCGTACGGCGTGCTGAGCCGGGCGATTTGGTGGTAACGGCCGATATTCCGCTGGCGGCGGAGGTAATGGAGAAGGGCGCCGTGGCGCTGAATCCTCGTGGGGAGCGCTACAGTGACGCCACGATTCGTGAGCGGCTGACCATGCGTGATTTTATGGATACGATGCGCGCCAGCGGCGTACAAACGGGCGGGCCAGCGGTGCTCAATCAGCGCGACCGGCAGCAGTTTGCGAATGAACTGGATAAATGGCTGCGGTCGCAAAAAAATAACGGCTGAGGGGAAGCGTAGCGGGTGGCATATCGCCACCCGCTGGCAGGATCAGAGGAAGCTGTCGTCGTCTCCGAAGTCGTCATCGTCATAGCCGTCATTGCCGAAGCCAGCAAAATCGCTGCTACCGTTATCCTGCTGTAGCCCGGCGTCCTGATTCAGAAACTGACCGTCGTTACCGTTAAAGGTATCAAGGTTATTATCGAAGCTCTCCTGCGGCATGGCAGGCTCATTGATAATATTCACAATCTCTTCTGGCTGTGATTTATGGAACATGCTGGTCAGCATATCAGCCATCACCACGCCACCGGCCACGCCAACTGCGGTTTGCAGCGCGCCGCCCAGAAATCCGCGCGAAGCGGTAGGGGCCGCGGCCGGCTGAGGCGCGTATGCCGGCTGCTGCTGCTGAGGCGCAGGTGCACTGCTCCAGGCTGACTGCTGAGGTGCCTGCTGCGTCGGTTGTTGCTGACGCTGGCCGCCGCCGAACAGGCCGGAAAGAAATCCGCCGCTGCTCTGCTGAGGCTGCTGTTGCGCCAGCTTCGCTTCCAGTTCGCTGACGCGATTGTTCAGCTGTTTCATGGCCGCTTCCTGAATCAGGATAGCCTGAGCCATATAATAAGGCGCGCCCGGCTGCGATTGGAGCTGCTGCTGAATCAGCTTTTCAGCTGACGCGTCTCGCGGGCCCGACTGAGTTTCAGCCTGCTTTAAACGGCCAAACAGACTTTCTATTAACTTTTGTTCTTCGATCTGCACAGGTAATCCTCCGAAACGGGCGATAACGCTATTTTGAGCCACCCGTAAGGAAAGTAAATGCCCTTCGGGTAAGGAAATGTTGCCAGCAAAATAGGGTAAAAGGGCGTTTATGTAAATAAAAATTTACAGCTATTAACCTTATGTAAAATATCGGCTTTTAAGCTTTATACCGCACTGGTGGTGTAAGGAAAACGTTACTGCTGGTGGTGCAGGAATTTTATCGGTATCATGCGGTGCAAAGTTAATCATTATCGGCCTGATGTTGCGGTGCGTGCCGCAAACGGGTGAGGAAGTGCCAGTTATGTCGTTACCCCTATATCTGATCGGCGCACGCGGATGCGGAAAAACCACCGTCGGTCAGGCATTAGCCTCTGCGCTGGGCTACACCTTTCGTGATACCGACAGTCATCTCCAGCTTATCACGCAGCGTACCGTCGCGGAGATCGTGGCGGAAGAGGGATGGAGTGGCTTTCGACAGCGTGAAACCCAGGCTCTTAAAGATGTCACCGCACCCTTTACGGTGATCGCCACCGGCGGCGGCATGGTACTGGCGGCGGAAAACCGTCGGTATATGCGCGAACAGGGAAGGGTGCTTTATTTGAATGCTGACGCGGGCGTGCTTGCCGCACGTCTTGAGGCCTATCCAGAAAAGGACCAGCGCCCGACGCTTACGGGGCGTCCTATTGCTGATGAAATGATCGAGGTACTGGCGGCTCGCGATGGCCTTTACCATGATGCGGCCCATGGGATAATCAACGCGATGCAAACGCCAGAGAGCGTCGTGGAAGCGATTATTCACTCACTCTCACTGGCGCGCGCGGTTTGATTCTTCCCGAAAAATGTCAATAATTGTCTATACTTAATTCAGACCTGATGGTGTCCGGCTTCACCGGCGGACAGAATCTTATTGATAAAGGAAGGGGAGTTATATGCCAACAAGACCACCGTATCCTCGTGTCGCAACGATTGTCCCGGTAGAAAAGGGTGTATCAGGCAGCACGGTAACCTGGTATGAACTGCGTGCTGATCATCCTAAGGCGGGTACGCTTATTAGCGAACATGAATCAGAGCAGGAAGCGCAGGATGCCAAGGCGCGCTACGAAGATAAAGAGAAAGAGTGACGCCACCGGCAGGGATGCCGTAATGCACTGCGTTTTTTTATTCCGTCAGCCCGGGCATGTTCAACTTCGGAATATCCCCCGGCATTTAGCTTATCTGGCTGATAATTCGCGCTTATGCCGCTTAATGTGCAAAGTTAACGAAAATAACTGGATCTAAATTGGGGGGCAGGCGATGTTTCTAACATATTCTGCTGGCTACTCTGGGCTGTTTAATCGGATACTCGCTTGACCCGGCAGCGGCATCCCCTTATTTTCGGCTGAGTGACACCCGCGTTATTTACCGGCTACGCGAACGCGTATGACCGAAATTCTACTGGACAGAGCATTGATTGATTATTTGACCGATCCCCTTTCATCACCAGAGACCTTGTCCACGACCGGGCAGGAGACGCTCACTGTATCGACGACGCCCCCCGAAGATGACCGGTTCCAGCAGCCAGCGGTGAAGCAGGCGGCCCCCACTGAGGCGGCTGCGACGACGAAACGACTGGTCGCCCTGACCCTTGGCCCGGCATCGAGCAGCGATTTGCGACCGCTACTGACCGAACTGATGCCCGAGGATCACATCGTTCACGTCGGCCTGCTGGATAATCTCACCGCTGAGGAAATCGAAAGCCTGTATGCTCCTATCGACGGTGAGAGCATCGTTATGGCGCGTCTGGAAGATGGCAGTCACCTGATACTGTCCGCTGCGCGCGTTGAGGCTGAACTGCAAAAGCGCATTGATGGGCTTGAGCAGCAGGGATATGAAACCCTGCTCCTGCTCTGTAGCGGAGAATATAAAAACCTCGTTACCCGCAGCGCCGCCCTGCTTGAGCCTTACAGCCTGCTCCCTCCGCTGGTGGAGGCGATTACTGCCGGACATCAGGTAGGCATTGTCGTCGCGCGGGAAGAGTTTCTTACGGAACAGGCGCGTAAATGGCGTAGCCTGAGTCAGCGGCCTCACTTTGCCGTCGCCAGCCCGTGGGCGCTGAGCGACGAGGAGCTGATCGATGCGGCGCTGTTGCTCCAGGAGAAAGGGGCAGACGTCGTGGTACTGGACTGTCTTGGTTATCATCAGCGGCATCGAGATTTTTTACAGAAACTACTTGGGATCCCTGTAGTACTGTCAAATATGCTTATTGCAAAACTGGCGGTGGAACTCATGGAGTAAGCAAGGAAGCCTGGCTTTTTTGCCCGCCACAATACCTGTGTCTTTCAATATAATGTAAGGATAGTGATATGCTCAACGTCAGTGAGTACTTCGACGGAAAGGTGAAATCAATTGGTTTTGACAGCGCCAGTACGGGCCGTGCCAGCGTCGGTGTAATGGCAGAGGGAGAATATACTTTTGGCACCGGCCAGCCGGAAGAGATGACCGTGGTAAGCGGTTCGCTGAAAGCTTTACTGCCGGGTGAAACGGAATGGAAGCTGTTTGAGCCAGGCCAGGTCTTTAACGTTCCGGGCCACAGCGAATTTCACTTACAGGTGGCTGAACCCTCTTCTTACCTGTGTCGCTATCTGAAAGATTAAGCTTATCAGGGGCGGTGTCACCGCCCCCGTTCCCCTCACGATTTAACGCTGAGCTTCCCCGCCTAACGCCTCGACGGTATTCACGATCAGAGCCGCCAGTTCGCTGGTCATCAGGATAAAATCTGCATCAAATCGCGCCGCGACATCTTCACGATCAATATCATCGTTCTGCTCGCGCAGCGTATCTGAAAACTTCAGGCGCTTCAGCGATCCGTCGTCAGAGAGCAGCAGCTGTACGCGCTCCTGCCAGTCGAGCGCCAGTTTGGTCACCAGCTTGCCGGCCTCAATATGGTTAGCGATTTCATCGCAGACCAGGTCCTGTTTCTTACAGCGGATAACGCCGCCATCTTCCAGCAGGGCTTTGAGTTCGGCTTCATCCATCAGGGCGAATCCGGCTGGCGTTTCACCTGAGCGCACCCATTCGGTCATGGTCAGTTCAATCGGGCTTTCCATCGTCAGCGGGACCACCGGCAGCGAACCCAGACATTTGCGCAGCAGCGCCAGCGTGTCTTCGGCCTTTTTTGCGCTGGCGCAGTCAACCATAATCAGATTGTTGACGGTGTCGATCCACACGAAGGTCTGGCTAAAGCGGCTGAAGGCGCGGGGCAGCAGGCTGTGCAGCACTTCATCCTTTAGCGAGTCCTTCTCGGTTTTTTTCAGCTTACGCTGCTGCTCGGCTTCGAGCTTGCCAATTTTGGCTTCCAGTGCCTGTTTAATCACTGGCGAAGGCAGTATTTTTTCTTCTTTACGGGCACAGATCAGGATTTGGCCTTTATTAACGTGGGTCAGCGCGTCGCCGCGCGGTCCCATTGGCGATACCCAGCCGGTTTTCGCCATATCCTGACTGCCGCAGGGAGTAAAGGTGAAGGCCTCAAGCTGTTTTTCCATCTCGTCAACCGCCAGCGGGATCTCACGATTCAGACGATATACCATTAAATTTTTAAACCACAGCATTATGCTTTCCCTCTCCATGCGCGCATCAGGCGCGCGAATTCAACGACAGCGCGCATGATAGCGAATCGGCGGCAGCGTTTCATTGCCTTTAGGTTAATGCCTCTCTAAGGTTAAGGGGCGGGCGCTAAAAAATGAGGAATAACAGTGCGTATTGGAATTGATTTAGGTGGAACGAAAATCGAAGTGATTGCCCTATCCGAACAGGGAGAAACGCTGTTTCGCCATCGGGTGGACACCCCGAGGAATGACTACACCAAAACGCTGGAGGCCATTACCGGGCTGGTGAACCTGGCCGAGGAAAAAACCGGACAGCGTGGCAGCGTGGGGTTAGGTATTCCAGGCACTCTTTCTCCCTATACTCATCGGGTCAAGAATGCCAACTCTACCTGGCTTAACGGGCAGCCGCTGGACAAGGATCTGCACAGGATGTTGCAGCGCGAGGTGCGTATTGCCAATGATGCTAACTGCCTGGCGGTTTCCGAGGCGGTGGACGGTGCGGCTAAGGGCCAGCAGACCGTCTTCGCCGTGATTATTGGCACGGGCTGCGGGGCGGGTGTGGCGCTCAACGCGCAGGCACATGCGGGCGGCAACGGCAATGCCGGGGAGTGGGGGCATAATCCGCTGCCCTGGATGGATGAAGATGAGCAGCGCTTTCGTGATGAAGTCCCGTGCTACTGCGGCAAATCTGGCTGTATCGAAACCTATATTTCCGGCACCGGTTTTGGCACCGACTATCATCGCCTGAGCGGCATCAAACGCAAGGGCGCTGATATTATCAGCCTGCTGGAGCAGCAGGACCCGGTGGCCGAACTGGCGATAAGCCGCTATGAATTGCGGCTGGCTAAATCGCTGGCGCAGGTGGTGAATATTCTCGACCCGGATGTGATCGTGATGGGGGGCGGGATGAGCAACGTCGATCGTCTCTATCAGACCCTGCCGCCGCTTATCAAAAAGTGGGTGTTTGGCGGCGAATGCGAAACGCCCATTCTCAAAGCCCGACACGGAGACTCCAGCGGCGTACGTGGCGCGGCGTGGCTCTGGCCAGCTGAGTAAATAACTGCGCGTAAAGCCTTTTTACGCGCATTACCAGGACGGTCCAGGCGTTATTCACCAAACAGCATGGCGTCGCGCGGGGCGCGGTCACGCTGTTTTTTGGTCATCAGGAAATAGAGATAACCGACCGCCATAAAGGCGACAAACAGCCCACCTATAACCGGGTTAAACCACAGCATCGCGACCAGACAAACCAGCGCCAGCACCAGTGCAATCCCCGGTACAATCGGATATCCCGGCGCGCGAAAGCTACGCTCCAGCTCGGGAGCGGTACGGCGCAGGCGAAACAGACTCAGCATGCTCATTACATACATGACAATT is part of the Erwinia sp. HDF1-3R genome and harbors:
- a CDS encoding multidrug efflux MFS transporter: MESWKVNLISVWFGCLFTGLAISQIIPFLPLYVEQLGVTDPRALTLWSGLIFSITFLISAIVSPMWGSLADRKGRKLMLLRASLGMGLVIFLQAFVTNVWQLFLLRALMGLTSGYIPNALALVATQVPRDRSGWALSMVSTAQICGVIMGPLMGGFLADWVGLRAVFFVTSALLLTSFLITLFLIKEGGVKRVSREEKLSGSGVFRSLSHPGLIISLFVTTMVIQLCNGSISPILTLFVRQLAPDAQNIAFISGMVAAIPGVSALLSAPRLGKLGDRIGAERILFAALALTIILFIGMSWVNGVVQLGILRFLMGFAEGAMMPAVQTLLLRYSSDRVTGRIFGYNQSFMYLGNVVGPLIGAGVSAVGGFRWVFAATAVAVLANTIQLLWHWRRVKRGHTVL
- a CDS encoding PsiF family protein codes for the protein MIKTTCLAATLGLALLASGYANAAEKTVQQQKMTLCNQQAGEKSLKGDARKTFMSQCLKKDSTASNITPQQAKMKTCNTQAGEKSLKGAERKTFMSSCLKKS
- a CDS encoding FAD-dependent oxidoreductase, translated to MSYQNAIVLQDLPELEPVRVPIGDTDILLIREGEAVKAFQAKCPHSGAPLEQGAIYNGRLVCPWHKANFSLEDGSLCEPLALSDLQRYPVKIENGMVQIDPEPLPPLYPLAASAEKDAPVYVVLGTGAAGSAAAWTLRREGFKGTLVVVDRESEAPYDRTVLTKFVPSGNMAIDEVPSPLDEDFFAFAEQKKGDVEQLDSRQQILRFADGSQLRYDKLLIASGGIPQRPDLEGKALAGVHVLRSIEQADTLLQDVDSTKKLVIVGNSFIGMELASALRSQEVDVQVIARDPLPFRKPFGEQLAAWFRQLHESKGVRFIDGDVAGLEGNNGKVSAVMLKNGQRIVADVVLLATGVAPGTQFIHDIPLRDDGSLTANDTLEVAPNVWAAGDIVSYPVSEGYQRIEHWRVAQQQGRTAAKNMLQRGETFDRVPFFWTAQFGTRYEYLGHASEWDSYQLVGSLEDKFIALYGQEGRLVAAASCGMYTFTAELIKRMEKPMSIQETAALAEKALSE
- a CDS encoding MarC family NAAT transporter; the protein is MFELMKAVGLGLVVILPLANPLTTVALFLGLAGDMNFSERNRQSLQASIYVFIIMTVAFYAGNAVMDTFGISIPGLRIAGGLIVAFIGFRMLFPQQQAGHSVEAEHKLDELSESKTVNIAFVPLAMPSTAGPGTIAMIISAASTVHHNSEFTPWVLAVAPVLTFFMVSLILWICLRSSGAIMRLVGKGGIEAISRLMGFLLVCMGVQFIINGTLEVIRTYPAS
- a CDS encoding DUF2076 domain-containing protein, whose amino-acid sequence is MQIEEQKLIESLFGRLKQAETQSGPRDASAEKLIQQQLQSQPGAPYYMAQAILIQEAAMKQLNNRVSELEAKLAQQQPQQSSGGFLSGLFGGGQRQQQPTQQAPQQSAWSSAPAPQQQQPAYAPQPAAAPTASRGFLGGALQTAVGVAGGVVMADMLTSMFHKSQPEEIVNIINEPAMPQESFDNNLDTFNGNDGQFLNQDAGLQQDNGSSDFAGFGNDGYDDDDFGDDDSFL
- the iraP gene encoding anti-adapter protein IraP: MKILISELLVRLAEKEEESKELVAQVEALEIVVTALLRKLDGDHLQQITDSVSTALKLASDEHATPGSDASLLENYIQRLLIHPRH
- the aroL gene encoding shikimate kinase AroL, with protein sequence MSLPLYLIGARGCGKTTVGQALASALGYTFRDTDSHLQLITQRTVAEIVAEEGWSGFRQRETQALKDVTAPFTVIATGGGMVLAAENRRYMREQGRVLYLNADAGVLAARLEAYPEKDQRPTLTGRPIADEMIEVLAARDGLYHDAAHGIINAMQTPESVVEAIIHSLSLARAV
- the cspA gene encoding RNA chaperone/antiterminator CspA — translated: MSNKMTGLVKWFNAEKGFGFISPTDGSKDVFVHFSAIQNGGFKTLEEGQKVEFSIENGQKGPAAANVTAL
- a CDS encoding YaiA family protein, which encodes MPTRPPYPRVATIVPVEKGVSGSTVTWYELRADHPKAGTLISEHESEQEAQDAKARYEDKEKE
- a CDS encoding YaiI/YqxD family protein; translation: MPIWVDADACPKVIKEVLYRAAEREQMMVTLVANQSLSVPPSRFLRTLRVAAGFDVADNEIVRRAEPGDLVVTADIPLAAEVMEKGAVALNPRGERYSDATIRERLTMRDFMDTMRASGVQTGGPAVLNQRDRQQFANELDKWLRSQKNNG
- the proC gene encoding pyrroline-5-carboxylate reductase; its protein translation is MMDKKIGFIGCGNMSQAIIGGLVSSGQIKAEDIWVFDHKPATNQAMQQKYGITPADSAEQVAKQVDILFGAVKPNVILNVLNDVAGSLNKDTVVVSIAAGITLDALAGVLGHDRKLIRVMPNTPALVNEGMTSVTPNVLVTKEEADEIVAIFRGFGKAALVPEYMIHAVVGVSGSAPAYVFMFIEAMADAAVLGGMPRAQAYEFAAQAVKGAAQMVLETGKHPAELKDMVCSPGGTTIEAVRVLEEKGFRTAVIEAMQSCMAKSDSMSK